The following coding sequences are from one Nitrospirota bacterium window:
- a CDS encoding ComEC/Rec2 family competence protein, which produces MLGDRQIVYVKVEKLFLGDSPESTTSLRSVRNSGTVPSSSQSIVYNVKGRVRLTVMGTVPKSQISYGDTIIVKAKLRKPRGYHNFGGYSYEEALARDGIYVVGTALAEDVRILSNGRGTPKSLLDFLGTSGGNPLLRKIYGWREHIRMAIDKSFSERTAAILTAMIIGDDRKLSDELRDKFMASGTAHILSISGAHVGLIAFVFYNLIRLSILHLPYTLLLRLTLYTSPSKIAAIGTIPVVIFYTVIAGSKISAVRALIMIIVYLLAIVIEREKDWKNSIALAAVITLLWNPQSLFDISFQLSYGAVVFIGYAIEYSSKLKVKSVELKNLKNTEGGNRFKKKIFDYVLITVAATLGTVPLVAYYFNQFTWTGLFSNLIIIPLTGVLVLPLGLLATMVSLILNIPTIPFSSLIEYSVTLFYQIVEFFAHLPYSVVRLPSPSILIIFLYYILLWLLAKIIFPHPPPLPAPLCGARPGTGGVEGEGGESRSKMWKTASAVSLLIILLISVPVAFDKNALKVTFLDVGQGDSVLVELPDKRK; this is translated from the coding sequence TTGCTGGGTGATAGGCAGATCGTATACGTTAAAGTAGAGAAACTTTTTCTTGGGGACAGTCCCGAATCTACGACTTCGCTTCGCTCCGTCCGTAATTCTGGGACAGTCCCCTCCAGTTCACAATCTATCGTCTACAATGTTAAAGGCAGGGTGAGGCTGACTGTTATGGGGACAGTCCCTAAATCTCAAATCTCATACGGGGACACCATCATTGTAAAGGCAAAACTCAGGAAACCGAGAGGCTATCACAACTTCGGTGGATATTCCTATGAGGAGGCACTGGCGAGAGATGGTATTTATGTGGTCGGGACTGCGTTGGCAGAGGATGTAAGGATACTCAGTAATGGGAGGGGTACCCCAAAAAGTCTTCTGGACTTTTTGGGGACGAGTGGAGGTAACCCGCTTCTTAGAAAGATATACGGATGGAGAGAGCATATCCGAATGGCTATAGATAAATCATTCAGCGAGAGAACTGCTGCAATACTCACTGCCATGATAATCGGTGATGATAGAAAACTCTCCGATGAACTCAGGGATAAATTTATGGCATCAGGCACAGCACATATACTCTCAATCTCAGGGGCGCATGTGGGCTTGATAGCATTCGTCTTTTATAACCTTATACGGCTTTCTATCCTACACCTACCATACACTCTTCTACTCAGGCTGACACTTTATACAAGCCCATCAAAGATAGCCGCCATAGGAACGATCCCTGTGGTGATATTTTATACGGTTATAGCAGGAAGCAAGATAAGTGCTGTGAGGGCACTGATAATGATAATTGTGTATCTTTTAGCCATTGTTATTGAAAGAGAGAAGGACTGGAAAAACTCTATCGCCCTTGCAGCCGTGATAACGCTTCTGTGGAATCCACAGAGTCTTTTCGATATCTCTTTCCAGTTATCCTATGGGGCGGTGGTTTTTATAGGGTATGCTATTGAATACAGTTCAAAGTTGAAAGTTAAAAGTGTAGAGTTAAAAAACCTTAAAAATACCGAAGGGGGTAACCGCTTTAAGAAAAAGATATTTGACTATGTTCTCATTACCGTTGCAGCCACATTGGGGACGGTACCTTTAGTGGCATATTACTTCAACCAGTTCACATGGACAGGGTTGTTTTCAAACCTGATAATCATTCCGCTAACAGGGGTTCTCGTCCTCCCGCTCGGATTGCTTGCGACGATGGTCTCACTTATCTTAAATATACCCACGATTCCCTTTTCATCACTCATCGAATACTCAGTGACGCTCTTCTATCAGATTGTTGAGTTCTTTGCTCATTTGCCTTATTCTGTGGTTCGTCTTCCTTCTCCATCCATACTGATAATCTTCCTTTATTATATCCTGTTATGGTTGCTTGCGAAGATAATCTTCCCACACCCCCCTCCCTTGCCTGCCCCGCTTTGCGGAGCGAGGCCGGGGACGGGAGGGGTCGAGGGGGAGGGTGGAGAATCCCGATCTAAAATGTGGAAGACCGCTTCAGCAGTTTCTCTTTTAATCATTTTGCTCATTTCTGTTCCTGTTGCTTTCGATAAAAATGCCCTGAAGGTAACATTTCTCGATGTGGGGCAGGGTGACTCTGTCCTTGTAGAACTTCCCGATAAAAGAAAGAT
- a CDS encoding PIN domain-containing protein, which produces MFKAFIDTSVILRLLVKDDDIKQKSGEKLIKGAKDKGITLYLLSIAVMETVFVLEKVYKLDRKVIREMVLAILNTPEIKVEMEDVFRSAIEVYAGKNIRFADAVMGYSGLEKGLSTVYTYDEKDFKKIEGLEVRKP; this is translated from the coding sequence GTGTTTAAGGCTTTCATAGACACCAGTGTAATACTCAGGCTTTTGGTTAAGGATGATGATATTAAACAGAAGAGTGGTGAAAAGCTTATTAAAGGAGCAAAGGATAAAGGAATAACCTTATATCTTCTATCAATTGCTGTTATGGAGACAGTGTTTGTTCTGGAAAAGGTTTATAAGCTTGACAGGAAAGTAATAAGAGAAATGGTATTGGCTATTCTGAATACCCCTGAGATAAAGGTTGAAATGGAGGATGTCTTCAGAAGTGCAATTGAAGTATATGCTGGCAAGAATATAAGATTTGCCGATGCAGTAATGGGATATTCAGGATTAGAGAAAGGATTATCAACTGTATATACTTATGATGAGAAAGATTTTAAAAAGATAGAAGGACTTGAGGTGAGGAAGCCTTGA